The sequence TGTATGGCTGTGCCAACAGGTAAACAAACCCATATTAAAACTGACCGACAAAGATTATTCGGAACATAACCTTAGCGAATTACTCAACATCTTCGGATCTGCTTACAATTGTAACATAAAGATTTTCAACGATCTTCAGCATACAATTACCGGATGGCCAGGTGGTAAACCGGATGCAGACGACACGTATCGTCCGGAAAGAGCTACTCCGTTCCCTAAAAAAGTACTTGTATTCAGTCCGCACCCTGACGACGACGTAATCTCAATGGGCGGAACACTGAAACGCCTTGTAGACCAACATCACGAAGTGCATGTGGCATACGAAACGTCGGGGAATATTGCTGTAAACGATGACGAAATCATCCGTTTCCTCTCTTTTGTAAAAGGGTACATCGAAATGTTCGAACCCGACAACAAAGATCTGAAAGCACGTTACGAAATACAATCGAAGTTTCTGGTCAGAAAAGAAGGTCAAATTCCCCTTTCCGAAATATTATCCATGAAGGGCCTGATCAGACGGGGCGAAGCCAAGGCTGCCTGTCGTTATGTCGGAGTATCTTCAAAAAATGTACATTTCCTGAATCTGCCTTTTTACGAAACCGGTACCATCAAAAAGAACCCGATTTCTCAGGCCGACATCGAGATCGTAAAAGCACTTTTACAAGAACTCAAACCTCACCAGATCTACGTAGCAGGTGACCTTGCCGATCCGCACGGAACGCACAAAGTTTGCCTTGATGCTGTACTTGCAGCCATCGACGATCTGAAAAACGAAGTCTGGTTCAAGGACTGCCGCATCTGGATGTATCGTGGTGCATGGATGGAATGGGAAATTGACCATATTGAAATGGCAGTTCCTCTGAGTCCCGAAGAACTGCGCTCGAAACGAAATGCAATTCTCAAACACCAGTCTCAAATGGAAAGTGCGCCCTTCTTAGGCAACGACGAACGCCTTTTCTGGCAACGTTCCGAAGAAAGAAACCGTGCAACGGCGGCCTTCTACAACGAATTAGGGTTGGCTGCCTACGAAGCAATTGAAGCATTCGTACGCTATATTCCTATTCAATAGAAAATTCTGATAAAAACAGACGACCGTTTTGTATATGAGCAAAACGGTCGTTTTTGTATACAGCACTCTTTTTGTAGCTTTGCAACCACATATCACGTCCATCCACAACACCCACAATGACCAGATTTTTAAAATCATACATGCTTCCCATTGCCATGTGTATTGGCATTATCTTCTATCGTTTTTTTACAGAATTATCATTCATCACCCCTTACCTGATCTTTGCAATGCTTTTTATCACCTATTGCAAACTATCAATCAAAGAGCTCCGGTTCGAAAAATTTCACTTCTTTCTGCTGGCCATTCAGTTATTCGGGAGTATTGCTGTATATCTGACCCTGAGAGGGTTCAATCCTCTGGTTGCTCAAGGATCAATGATCTGTGTTTTAGCGCCTACAGCCACTTCCGCTGCCGTAATCACCGGCATGTTAGGGGGGAGCGTTGCGAGTTTGACCGCTTATAGCATTCTCAGCAACTTATGTGTCGCTATATTCGCACCAATAATTTTTTCATTTATCGGAGAACACTCAAATTTCACTTTTTTCGAGTCGTTCCTCTATATTCTGAAAGAGGTATTTCCTCTGCTGATCCTTCCTTTAGTATTCGCTTTTACATTAGAAAAACTCGCTCCTAAAGTCAAATTAAAAATACAAGCGTTGCATGGATGGTCATTCTATCTGTGGGCGCTGGCTCTTACAATTGTTGTGGGGAAAACCGTTTCGTTTATCATGAAACAGCCTGCGGATAATTATGCTGTTGAAATAATAATGGCTGCTTCTACATTTTTTATCTGTATAGGACAATTTCTGGCAGGAAGAAAAATCGGCAAACGATATGACAAAACGGTCACGGGAGGACAAGGACTGGGACAAAAGAATACGGTGTTGACTATCTGGATGGCATTATCGTACCTTGATCCAATCTCGTCAATAGGACCCGGAGCCTATGTTTTGTGGCAGAACATAGTTAATTCTTACCAGCTTTGGAGGAAACAACGCAGCCAGGCTCAACCCGATGATGGTCGGAGCTAAAAAATGCAGGTATTAGAAGAAAAATAAAAGTGTGGAATATTCGAGTTATTCGAAATAAACCACACTTTCCTTTTTGCTTAAAAAAACTTATCCCTATCGCTGAACCTAAAATTATTAATATAAGACCACCTAGTATTATGAAAACAAAGGTATCCCGTTTACGTGAAACAGGTTGCAAAAATTGCATCAAATCATTGCATTTTTGAAACACATACTACCTTTTT comes from Paludibacter jiangxiensis and encodes:
- a CDS encoding glucosamine-6-phosphate deaminase, which translates into the protein MRTNLSSQITLNRIPERYYRPTDAFELAALTRFEKVPVEIFDDALRGSKKVAAEIVGLMKEKNSKGELFVLGLTGGRAGIELYSELVRLHKEEGLSFKKVAVVNLYEYYPLVKAMDKSFLSRIKEMLLDHIDIDPANIISPDATIDRKDVMAHCKAFEEKINALGGIDLQLLGIGRGGNIGFNEPGSQLNSTTRLIMLNSESRKEAARHLGFSEPPVSSITLGIGTIMKAKRIVLLSWGEDKSAVVRTAIEEPASVAFPASFLQLHNNASFVIDIHAAGELTRISKPWLVTSCDWDDKLIRRAIVWLCQQVNKPILKLTDKDYSEHNLSELLNIFGSAYNCNIKIFNDLQHTITGWPGGKPDADDTYRPERATPFPKKVLVFSPHPDDDVISMGGTLKRLVDQHHEVHVAYETSGNIAVNDDEIIRFLSFVKGYIEMFEPDNKDLKARYEIQSKFLVRKEGQIPLSEILSMKGLIRRGEAKAACRYVGVSSKNVHFLNLPFYETGTIKKNPISQADIEIVKALLQELKPHQIYVAGDLADPHGTHKVCLDAVLAAIDDLKNEVWFKDCRIWMYRGAWMEWEIDHIEMAVPLSPEELRSKRNAILKHQSQMESAPFLGNDERLFWQRSEERNRATAAFYNELGLAAYEAIEAFVRYIPIQ
- a CDS encoding bile acid:sodium symporter family protein, with the translated sequence MTRFLKSYMLPIAMCIGIIFYRFFTELSFITPYLIFAMLFITYCKLSIKELRFEKFHFFLLAIQLFGSIAVYLTLRGFNPLVAQGSMICVLAPTATSAAVITGMLGGSVASLTAYSILSNLCVAIFAPIIFSFIGEHSNFTFFESFLYILKEVFPLLILPLVFAFTLEKLAPKVKLKIQALHGWSFYLWALALTIVVGKTVSFIMKQPADNYAVEIIMAASTFFICIGQFLAGRKIGKRYDKTVTGGQGLGQKNTVLTIWMALSYLDPISSIGPGAYVLWQNIVNSYQLWRKQRSQAQPDDGRS